The following DNA comes from Kiritimatiellia bacterium.
TCCGCATCATCCACGACATCACCAACGCGCCGTTCCGAACGAAGTTCGAGCCGGAACGTCCTCGTCTGCGCGGCCCCGTGGGGATCGGCGTGATCAGCGATACCGACGACCAGCCCCTCACCATACGCTCGTCCATCGGCCACTACGCCCTCGTGACGGTAGGCGCTGCCCGAAACGCGGCCGAGCTACAACGCGAAGTGTTCCGCAGGGGCGTGCACTTTGCCGAGTCCCGCGACGATGAGGTCTCGCTGACCGAACTCGTCGCAGTGCTCATCAACCAGGGAGCCGACCCCGTCGAGGGGATTCGATGCGTGCAGGAGCAGCTCGACGGCTCGTGCTCGCTGCTCCTTTTAATCGACGGTGCCATTCTCGCCGCGCGCGACCGCTATGGGCGCACTCCCGTGATTCTCGGCCGCCGGGAGGACGCCTGGGCGGTGACGATGGAAACCTGCGCGTTCCCCAACCTGGAGTTCGAAACGGTCCGAGAGCTGGGACCCGGCGAAATCGTCCGTGTCACCCCCGCCGGGGTGGAGACGCTGGTGCCGCCGTCCAACGAGCTGCGCATTTGTGCCTTTTTGTGGGTGTACTACGGCTATCCCGCTTCCACCTACGAAGGCCGCAACGTTGAGGAGATGCGCAATCGGAGCGGTGCAATCCTCGCCCGCCGCGAGCAGATCGACGTCGATGAAGTCGCGGGGATTCCAGACTCCGGCGTCGGGCACGGACTGGGCTACGCCGCGGAGGCCGGCATCCCGTATCGTCGCCCCTTCGTGAAATACACTCCGACCTGGCCGCGCAGCTTCATGCCCCAGGATCCGCGGGAGCGCACACGGGTCGCGCGGATGAAGCTCATCCCGATCACCGAACTGATCCGCAACAAGCGCATTCTCTTTTGCGAGGACTCCATCGTGCGAGGTACTCAACTGCGGGACACCGTGCGCCGCCTCTTCGTCGCCGGCGCGCGGGAAGTGCACATGCGGCCCGCCTGCCCACCGTTGCTGTTCCGCTGCCCGTTTTTGAATTTCTCGCGATCGCACGGGGAGATGGACCTGATCGCCCGCCGCGTCATCGCCGAGATGACGGGCTCGACCGGCGAGCCACCTGCGGAAGCGCTCCAGCCGGATTCCGAGTTTTACGGGCGGATGTGCGAGCGCATCGCCGCAGCACTGGGCCTCACCAGCGTCCGGTATCAGCGGCTCGAGGACATGGCCACCGCGATCGGTCTGCCGCTCGCCAAACTCTGTACCTACTGCTGGAACCGATGCGGCTGACCCGGCCTACGATGACGCCCCCAGCGCCCCGGCACGCCGGCGCACCGCGTTCAGGCTTTTTACTAGCAGGAACACCGCCACCGCGACGATCAGGAAATCCACCATCGTCTGAATCCAGTTGCCGTAGTTCAACTTCACCGCCGGCGAATCGCTCGCGGCCTCCTTCAGCACGATCGCCAAGTCG
Coding sequences within:
- a CDS encoding amidophosphoribosyltransferase; the protein is MGGFFGVATKTADGSRDLFYGTDYHSHLGTMRGGMAVWQEGRIVRIIHDITNAPFRTKFEPERPRLRGPVGIGVISDTDDQPLTIRSSIGHYALVTVGAARNAAELQREVFRRGVHFAESRDDEVSLTELVAVLINQGADPVEGIRCVQEQLDGSCSLLLLIDGAILAARDRYGRTPVILGRREDAWAVTMETCAFPNLEFETVRELGPGEIVRVTPAGVETLVPPSNELRICAFLWVYYGYPASTYEGRNVEEMRNRSGAILARREQIDVDEVAGIPDSGVGHGLGYAAEAGIPYRRPFVKYTPTWPRSFMPQDPRERTRVARMKLIPITELIRNKRILFCEDSIVRGTQLRDTVRRLFVAGAREVHMRPACPPLLFRCPFLNFSRSHGEMDLIARRVIAEMTGSTGEPPAEALQPDSEFYGRMCERIAAALGLTSVRYQRLEDMATAIGLPLAKLCTYCWNRCG